Proteins from a single region of Azospira inquinata:
- a CDS encoding c-type cytochrome, whose amino-acid sequence MKKAAMGWLAAGALLCFGASTVQANEALASKAGCLACHAKDKKIVGPAYKDVAAKYKGKANAVAELTAKVRKGGSGVWGPIPMPPNPVDKISDADLKSVIEWILKG is encoded by the coding sequence ATGAAAAAAGCTGCAATGGGATGGCTGGCGGCCGGGGCGCTGCTGTGTTTTGGCGCATCCACGGTTCAGGCCAATGAGGCCCTGGCTTCCAAAGCCGGGTGCCTGGCGTGCCATGCCAAGGACAAGAAAATTGTGGGCCCCGCCTACAAGGACGTGGCCGCCAAGTACAAGGGCAAGGCCAACGCGGTGGCGGAGCTGACGGCCAAGGTCCGGAAGGGGGGATCGGGGGTCTGGGGTCCCATTCCCATGCCCCCCAATCCGGTGGATAAAATCAGCGACGCCGACCTGAAGTCGGTGATCGAGTGGATTCTGAAGGGATAA
- a CDS encoding cytochrome D1 domain-containing protein has product MKNNPIVLCLILLLAGCASQPAALRGSGDLGVVIERAAGRVEIVDTSKNAILTKVSGLGDLSHASAVFSRDGRYAYVFGRDGAISKVDLLTGTLVKRVVQAGNSIGGAISQDGKLLVAQNYEPGGIKAFDAQTLDLLADIPAYYGQEGKRSKVVGLADLPGNRFAYALFDAGEIRITDLSDPAHPQTQKFAAGKQPYDGLVTPDGRYYLAGLFGEDGLALLDTWKPEQGVRKILSGYGRGEQPLPVYKMPHLRGWAVAGNKIYLPAIGHHEILVVDTRSWQEIDRIPVKSQPVFVMARPDGREIWANFAFPDNGYVQIIDTLRDQVMETIEPGRAVLHLEFTPRGESVWISARDDNKVTVYDTRTHRPTATLSAESPSGIFFTSRAARIGF; this is encoded by the coding sequence ATGAAAAATAATCCGATAGTACTGTGCTTAATCCTCCTTCTTGCTGGTTGCGCCAGCCAACCGGCCGCCCTACGGGGCAGCGGAGATCTGGGGGTGGTGATTGAGCGTGCCGCGGGGCGGGTGGAAATTGTGGACACCAGCAAGAACGCCATCCTTACCAAGGTTAGCGGACTGGGGGATTTGTCCCACGCCTCCGCCGTCTTTTCCCGGGACGGGCGATATGCCTACGTTTTCGGCCGGGACGGGGCGATCAGCAAGGTGGACTTGCTCACCGGCACCTTGGTTAAGCGGGTGGTGCAAGCGGGAAATTCCATTGGCGGCGCCATTTCCCAGGACGGCAAGCTGCTTGTCGCCCAAAACTATGAACCGGGCGGTATCAAGGCTTTTGACGCCCAGACCCTGGATTTACTGGCGGATATTCCCGCCTATTACGGCCAGGAAGGCAAGCGTTCCAAGGTGGTTGGCCTGGCCGACCTTCCCGGCAACCGGTTTGCCTATGCCTTGTTTGATGCCGGTGAAATTCGCATCACCGACCTCAGCGACCCGGCCCATCCCCAAACCCAGAAATTTGCCGCGGGCAAACAGCCCTATGACGGCCTGGTGACCCCGGATGGCCGCTATTATCTGGCCGGTCTGTTTGGGGAAGATGGTCTGGCCCTATTGGATACTTGGAAGCCGGAGCAGGGGGTGCGGAAAATCCTGAGCGGCTATGGCCGGGGAGAACAGCCTCTGCCGGTTTACAAGATGCCCCACCTGCGCGGCTGGGCCGTTGCCGGAAACAAGATTTATCTGCCCGCCATCGGGCACCACGAAATATTGGTGGTGGATACCCGGAGCTGGCAGGAAATTGATCGTATTCCGGTGAAAAGCCAGCCGGTCTTCGTCATGGCCCGCCCGGACGGACGGGAGATCTGGGCCAATTTTGCCTTCCCGGATAATGGCTACGTGCAGATTATCGATACCCTCAGGGATCAGGTCATGGAAACCATTGAACCGGGGCGCGCCGTTCTCCACCTGGAGTTCACCCCCAGGGGGGAGAGCGTCTGGATTTCGGCTCGGGACGATAATAAGGTCACGGTCTACGACACCCGGACCCATCGGCCCACCGCAACCCTTTCGGCGGAAAGTCCCAGCGGTATTTTCTTTACGTCCCGTGCGGCCCGTATCGGGTTTTAA
- a CDS encoding cytochrome D1 domain-containing protein: MGNKKLGRMMAMAVMPFAIGSAAADDGGHKAISPATAAYQGASSPVKDVEMYQDINPKAPAMTKAEFDKARQIYFERCAGCHGVLRKGATGKPLTPDKTLANGTEYLKVFIKYGSPAGMPNWGTSGVLSDEEVDLMARYVQQTPPQPPEFGMAEMKGTWKVLVPPEKRPTKKMNNYNLANVFSTTLRDAGQIALIDGDTKKIINVINTGYAVHISRMSASGRYLFVIGRDARINLIDLWMPKPETVAEIRVGLEARSVETSKYKGYEDKYAIAGSYWPPQYVIMNGNTLEPLKIVATRGMTVDTQEYHPEPRVASILASHFQPEFVVNVKETGKILLVNYKDIVNLTTTEIPAARFLHDGGLDSSHRYFMVAANQSNKIAVVDTKTGKKVAIVDVGKIPHPGRGANFVDPKYGPVWATGDLGDDGISLIGTDPDKHKQYAWKVVRTLKGQGGGSLFIKTNPKSTNLWVDTALNPDPNISQSVAVFDIRHLEQGPTVLPIAKWSGLGEGAKRVLQPEYNQAGDEVWFSVWSAKNQESAIVVVDDKTRKLKAVIKDPRLITPTGKFNVNNTLHDIY, encoded by the coding sequence ATGGGGAATAAGAAATTAGGAAGAATGATGGCCATGGCTGTCATGCCATTCGCTATCGGCAGCGCCGCTGCCGATGACGGCGGGCATAAAGCGATCTCGCCCGCGACAGCGGCTTACCAGGGGGCATCTTCGCCGGTGAAAGACGTGGAGATGTATCAGGACATCAACCCGAAAGCGCCCGCGATGACCAAAGCGGAGTTCGACAAGGCGCGCCAAATTTATTTCGAACGCTGTGCCGGGTGTCACGGGGTGCTGCGCAAGGGGGCGACGGGGAAACCCCTGACCCCCGATAAGACCCTGGCGAACGGCACGGAATATCTCAAGGTATTCATCAAATACGGGTCGCCGGCCGGGATGCCGAACTGGGGGACGTCCGGTGTACTGAGCGACGAGGAAGTGGATTTGATGGCCCGCTACGTGCAGCAAACCCCTCCCCAACCGCCGGAATTCGGTATGGCGGAAATGAAGGGAACCTGGAAGGTGCTGGTGCCGCCGGAAAAACGTCCGACCAAGAAAATGAACAATTACAACTTGGCCAACGTGTTCTCCACCACTTTGCGGGATGCGGGCCAGATTGCTTTGATTGACGGTGATACGAAGAAAATCATCAATGTCATCAACACCGGCTATGCGGTGCATATCTCCCGGATGTCCGCTTCCGGGCGCTATCTGTTTGTGATCGGTCGGGATGCCCGGATTAACCTGATTGACCTGTGGATGCCCAAGCCGGAGACGGTGGCGGAAATCCGCGTGGGCTTGGAAGCCCGGTCCGTGGAAACCTCCAAGTACAAGGGCTACGAAGACAAATACGCCATCGCCGGCTCCTACTGGCCGCCCCAGTACGTGATCATGAACGGTAACACCTTGGAGCCCCTGAAGATTGTGGCTACCCGGGGGATGACCGTGGATACCCAGGAATACCATCCGGAACCCCGGGTGGCCTCCATCCTGGCCTCCCACTTCCAGCCCGAGTTTGTGGTGAATGTGAAGGAAACGGGCAAAATCCTCCTGGTCAATTACAAGGACATCGTCAATCTGACCACCACGGAAATCCCGGCGGCCCGCTTCCTCCATGACGGCGGTCTGGATTCCAGCCATCGTTACTTCATGGTGGCGGCCAACCAATCCAACAAGATTGCGGTGGTGGATACCAAGACGGGCAAGAAAGTGGCCATTGTGGATGTGGGCAAGATTCCCCACCCGGGCCGGGGCGCCAACTTCGTTGATCCCAAGTACGGTCCCGTTTGGGCCACCGGGGATCTGGGGGATGACGGCATCAGCCTGATCGGCACCGATCCGGACAAGCACAAGCAGTACGCTTGGAAGGTGGTGCGGACCCTGAAGGGCCAGGGCGGCGGTTCCCTGTTTATCAAGACCAATCCCAAGTCCACCAATCTGTGGGTGGATACGGCCCTGAATCCGGATCCCAATATCAGCCAGTCCGTGGCCGTTTTTGATATCCGGCATCTGGAACAAGGGCCCACCGTGTTGCCTATCGCCAAATGGTCCGGCCTGGGTGAAGGGGCCAAGCGGGTGCTGCAGCCTGAATACAATCAGGCTGGGGACGAAGTGTGGTTCTCCGTCTGGTCCGCCAAGAATCAGGAATCGGCCATTGTGGTGGTGGATGACAAGACCCGGAAACTGAAGGCGGTGATTAAGGACCCGCGCCTGATTACGCCCACCGGTAAATTCAACGTCAATAACACCCTGCACGACATTTACTAA
- a CDS encoding DUF3079 domain-containing protein, protein MTTKKIPLHPKHPERICWGCDKYCAVNALSCGNGSERTPHPQELFGEDWLEYGDWDLEPEPEAAASPGAKP, encoded by the coding sequence ATGACGACCAAGAAAATTCCTCTCCATCCCAAGCATCCGGAGCGCATCTGCTGGGGGTGTGACAAATACTGCGCCGTCAATGCCCTCAGTTGCGGCAATGGTTCGGAGCGGACTCCCCATCCCCAGGAATTGTTCGGCGAAGACTGGCTCGAATATGGTGACTGGGATCTGGAGCCGGAGCCCGAGGCGGCGGC
- a CDS encoding hemerythrin domain-containing protein, protein MKRHAALLQLSREHHGALKLARKARLAAETGDDEAVLAAARLVVQEFPLTLDPHFLREELDLLPLLETGGEPLLADRTVADHKKLRQLAHALATQAERETLASFAHLLADHVRFEERELFEAVQALKPV, encoded by the coding sequence ATGAAACGACATGCGGCGCTTCTCCAGCTCTCCCGGGAGCATCATGGGGCCCTGAAACTGGCCCGCAAAGCCCGTCTGGCCGCCGAAACCGGCGATGATGAAGCGGTTCTGGCAGCGGCCCGGCTGGTGGTACAGGAATTTCCCCTGACCCTGGACCCCCATTTCCTTCGGGAGGAGTTGGACCTCCTGCCCCTGCTGGAAACGGGGGGCGAGCCCCTGTTGGCGGATCGGACGGTGGCGGACCACAAAAAACTGCGACAGCTGGCCCATGCCCTGGCAACCCAGGCGGAGAGGGAGACCCTGGCCAGCTTTGCCCATCTGTTGGCCGACCACGTCCGTTTTGAAGAACGGGAGCTGTTTGAAGCGGTGCAGGCCTTGAAACCGGTATGA
- the ahbB gene encoding siroheme decarboxylase subunit beta, with protein MLNSSALEQRLLNDFQHNFPLCSRPFAAIGETVGCGEETALGLYRRFQAQSLISRIGPVFASGRVGQSTLAAMAVPDQELERVAALISDYPEVNHNYRRENDYNLWFVVTASDQTHLDSVLAHMARHHAHPLIVLPMEASFHIDLGFDFLGGQKKASAFPQEKTPVRLTQGERLTLGGLEKGLPLVPRPYHDLAETLGLTEADLLSVLDRCLEGGVLKRFGVVLRHAELGYVANAMCVWNVPDEQVPVLGPLLGQEAGVTLCYQRRRALPDWPYNLYCMIHGKAREEVMALRESIGRKLGLDGWPHEILFSLRQYKQQGACYGTR; from the coding sequence ATGTTGAATTCTTCGGCGCTTGAACAACGTCTGTTGAATGACTTCCAGCATAACTTTCCCCTGTGTTCCCGGCCTTTCGCCGCCATAGGGGAAACGGTGGGCTGTGGGGAGGAGACCGCCCTGGGGCTTTATCGCCGGTTTCAAGCCCAATCCCTGATTAGCCGGATCGGCCCCGTTTTCGCCTCAGGCCGGGTCGGCCAGAGCACCCTGGCCGCCATGGCCGTTCCCGACCAGGAGTTGGAGCGGGTCGCCGCTTTAATCAGCGATTATCCGGAGGTGAACCACAATTACCGCCGGGAGAATGACTACAACCTTTGGTTTGTGGTCACTGCCTCGGATCAGACCCATCTGGATTCCGTCTTGGCCCATATGGCCCGGCACCATGCCCACCCCCTGATTGTCTTGCCCATGGAGGCGTCATTCCATATTGACCTGGGCTTTGACTTCCTGGGGGGGCAGAAAAAAGCCAGCGCTTTTCCCCAGGAAAAAACACCGGTTCGGCTCACCCAGGGGGAGCGGTTGACCCTGGGGGGCCTGGAAAAAGGTCTGCCCCTGGTGCCCCGGCCTTACCATGATCTGGCGGAGACCCTGGGATTGACGGAGGCGGACCTGCTGTCGGTGCTAGACCGATGTTTGGAAGGAGGGGTGTTGAAACGCTTCGGGGTGGTGTTGCGCCATGCGGAACTGGGGTATGTGGCCAATGCCATGTGCGTCTGGAACGTGCCCGATGAGCAGGTGCCGGTTTTGGGGCCCTTGCTCGGGCAGGAAGCCGGCGTCACCCTCTGTTACCAGCGGCGGCGGGCACTGCCCGACTGGCCCTATAACCTCTATTGCATGATCCATGGCAAGGCTCGGGAGGAGGTGATGGCCCTACGGGAGTCCATTGGGCGAAAGCTGGGGCTGGATGGGTGGCCCCATGAGATTTTGTTTTCCCTACGCCAGTACAAACAACAGGGGGCCTGCTATGGGACAAGATAA
- the ahbB gene encoding siroheme decarboxylase subunit beta: protein MDSRDLDELDRRLVLATQEGLPLVSRPYQRLAESLGCSPELVLARLQHMLDRGVIRRIGAVPNHYALGYVANGMTVWDVQDEFVDRVGERFGALSQVTHCYRRPRRLPDWPFNLFAMVHGKSRDEVMVQVDALAETLGREFGKDILRSHDVLFSSRILKKTGLRIAPTPEYR, encoded by the coding sequence ATGGATTCAAGGGACCTGGATGAACTTGATCGCCGCCTAGTGCTGGCAACCCAGGAAGGTCTACCCCTGGTCAGCCGACCCTACCAAAGGCTGGCCGAATCCCTGGGGTGTTCTCCGGAATTGGTCTTGGCCCGGTTGCAGCATATGTTGGATCGGGGCGTGATTCGTCGTATCGGCGCCGTTCCCAATCATTACGCCCTGGGATACGTGGCCAACGGGATGACCGTTTGGGATGTGCAGGACGAATTTGTGGACCGGGTGGGGGAAAGATTTGGGGCCCTGTCCCAGGTCACCCATTGCTATCGTCGTCCCCGCCGGCTTCCCGATTGGCCCTTTAATCTCTTTGCCATGGTGCATGGCAAATCACGGGACGAAGTGATGGTTCAAGTGGATGCCCTGGCGGAAACCCTAGGCCGAGAATTTGGCAAAGACATTCTCCGTTCCCACGACGTTCTGTTCTCTTCCCGTATTCTGAAAAAAACGGGGCTGCGGATTGCACCCACACCGGAATATCGGTGA
- a CDS encoding metal-sulfur cluster assembly factor: MTTTPVSTPTGTPVDESAIRDILSGVIDPEIGMNIVALGLVYRVDISPDQVLVEMTMTSPACPMGDMIHDEVVTALTETLPEHLTVDVRLVWEPPWNPAMMTQAAKDHFGWTPD, translated from the coding sequence ATGACCACCACACCTGTCAGCACCCCCACCGGCACGCCGGTGGATGAGTCGGCCATCCGGGACATTCTCAGCGGAGTCATCGATCCGGAAATCGGCATGAACATCGTTGCCCTGGGCTTGGTTTATCGGGTCGATATTTCGCCCGACCAGGTATTGGTTGAAATGACCATGACCTCTCCGGCCTGCCCCATGGGGGACATGATTCATGACGAGGTGGTGACGGCCCTGACAGAGACCCTGCCGGAACACCTGACGGTGGACGTCCGCCTGGTCTGGGAGCCGCCCTGGAACCCGGCCATGATGACCCAGGCGGCAAAGGACCATTTCGGCTGGACGCCGGATTAG
- a CDS encoding RrF2 family transcriptional regulator has protein sequence MKLSSFSDYTLRVLMYLAIHRDRLATIPEIAAAYGISENHLMKVVHQLVRGGTLESVRGKGGGIRLALAPEQIRLGAVVRASESGAPIVECLSEDRGSCRIAPACHLTGILVRAFDALYKTLDEYTLADLVRTPQTLETLLSAP, from the coding sequence ATGAAACTTTCCTCTTTTTCCGACTACACCCTGCGTGTCCTGATGTACCTTGCCATTCACCGAGACCGCCTGGCGACGATCCCGGAAATCGCGGCGGCCTACGGCATTTCAGAAAATCACCTGATGAAGGTGGTGCATCAACTGGTGCGGGGAGGCACCCTGGAATCGGTGCGGGGCAAGGGGGGCGGCATTCGTCTGGCCCTGGCTCCGGAGCAGATCCGGCTCGGGGCCGTGGTACGGGCCAGCGAAAGCGGCGCCCCCATCGTGGAATGTCTTTCCGAAGATCGGGGCAGCTGCCGCATCGCCCCGGCCTGCCACCTCACGGGCATATTGGTGCGGGCCTTTGATGCCTTGTACAAAACCCTGGACGAATACACCCTGGCCGACCTAGTCCGCACACCCCAGACACTGGAAACCCTGCTCTCCGCTCCCTGA
- a CDS encoding Lrp/AsnC family transcriptional regulator produces the protein MGQDKRPRGAPSADSLGAGEALDATDRAIINCMQGGFPLCAEPYAQVASQLGMGESELLSRLQRLLDRRVLSRFGPLFQIERMGGAFCLAAMSVPEDRFDQVCAVVNHFMEVAHNYRRNHKFNMWFVLATETPEGIPGVIERIQGATGLPVFAFPKEREYFVNLQLRA, from the coding sequence ATGGGACAAGATAAGCGCCCAAGAGGGGCGCCCTCTGCGGATAGTCTGGGGGCCGGAGAGGCCCTGGACGCCACGGACCGGGCGATTATCAACTGTATGCAGGGGGGCTTTCCCCTCTGTGCCGAACCCTATGCCCAGGTGGCCTCCCAGCTGGGGATGGGGGAGTCCGAATTGCTCTCCCGCCTGCAACGCTTGCTGGACCGGCGGGTGTTGTCCCGGTTCGGCCCCCTGTTCCAAATTGAGCGGATGGGGGGAGCGTTTTGCCTGGCGGCCATGAGCGTGCCGGAAGACCGTTTTGATCAGGTCTGTGCCGTGGTTAACCATTTTATGGAAGTTGCCCATAACTATCGCCGTAACCACAAATTCAATATGTGGTTTGTCCTGGCGACGGAAACCCCCGAGGGGATTCCTGGGGTGATTGAGCGCATTCAAGGAGCCACCGGGCTGCCGGTTTTTGCCTTTCCCAAAGAGCGGGAATACTTCGTCAATCTACAGTTAAGGGCCTGA
- the nirJ gene encoding heme d1 biosynthesis radical SAM protein NirJ, whose protein sequence is MLRVSQFLKEVSSPTGDQSRRKPGGNRPGPIVIWNLIRRCNLNCLHCYSISADTNFPGELSTQEIFAVLEDLKAFHVPAIILSGGEPLLRPDIFQVAAQAKALGFYVGLSTNGTLIDDGLADKISEAGFNYVGISLDGIGATHDQFRRSQGAYDASLAGIKRCQARGVKVGLRYTMTENNAQDFPAILKLVEAENIDKFYFSHLNYAGRGNKNRKSDALHLTIRRAMDLLFSTCLENIQKGGTKEFVTGNNDADGVYLLLWVARNFPDKAATVKAMLQRWGGNSSGVNVANIDNLGIVHPDTMWWHYPLGSVRDRPFGQIWNDVSDPLMAGLKQHPRPVTGRCGQCQYLDICNGNTRVRAQQLTGDPWSEDPGCYLEDREIGMSPEASAQALEKTLIPLKVLP, encoded by the coding sequence ATGCTGCGCGTCTCTCAGTTTTTGAAGGAAGTTTCTTCCCCCACCGGGGACCAGAGCCGCCGGAAACCGGGGGGCAATAGACCCGGTCCCATCGTCATCTGGAATCTGATCCGGCGATGCAATCTGAATTGCCTCCATTGTTATTCCATTTCCGCCGATACCAATTTCCCCGGGGAATTATCTACCCAGGAAATCTTTGCCGTACTTGAGGACCTGAAAGCTTTTCACGTCCCGGCCATTATTCTTTCGGGGGGGGAACCCCTCCTGCGTCCCGATATTTTCCAGGTGGCAGCCCAGGCTAAAGCCCTGGGTTTTTATGTGGGTTTATCCACCAATGGAACCCTGATTGACGACGGTCTGGCGGATAAAATATCCGAAGCGGGTTTTAATTACGTGGGGATTAGCCTGGATGGTATCGGGGCGACCCATGACCAGTTTCGCCGCAGCCAGGGGGCCTATGATGCCTCCCTGGCCGGTATAAAGCGGTGCCAGGCCCGTGGTGTGAAAGTGGGGCTGCGCTACACCATGACAGAAAATAATGCCCAGGATTTTCCTGCCATCTTAAAACTGGTGGAGGCGGAAAATATTGATAAGTTTTATTTCTCCCATCTCAATTATGCCGGGCGGGGCAATAAAAATAGAAAATCAGACGCCCTGCATCTGACTATCCGCCGGGCGATGGATTTATTGTTCTCCACCTGTTTGGAAAATATTCAAAAGGGGGGAACAAAAGAATTTGTGACCGGGAATAATGATGCGGACGGGGTATATCTCCTCCTTTGGGTGGCGCGAAATTTCCCCGATAAAGCCGCAACCGTCAAAGCCATGCTTCAGCGCTGGGGCGGCAATTCCAGCGGTGTGAATGTGGCCAATATCGACAACCTGGGTATCGTTCATCCGGACACCATGTGGTGGCATTACCCCTTGGGCAGTGTGCGAGACAGACCCTTTGGCCAAATCTGGAATGACGTTTCTGATCCCCTCATGGCGGGCCTGAAACAGCATCCCCGCCCGGTGACCGGCCGCTGTGGCCAATGCCAATACCTGGATATTTGCAATGGAAATACCCGGGTGAGGGCCCAACAGCTGACCGGTGATCCCTGGTCAGAAGATCCGGGTTGCTATCTGGAGGATAGGGAAATTGGTATGTCCCCTGAAGCGTCCGCCCAGGCCCTTGAGAAAACTCTTATTCCCCTGAAAGTCCTGCCATGA
- a CDS encoding DUF2249 domain-containing protein, whose translation MSSAQNVKTTIDVRTVEPRYRHPLIFGTFDQLAAGEALLLVNDHDPKPLYYQFQAESQGRFTWDYLASGPDVWQVRIGKPAGEGDACSSGHCCAH comes from the coding sequence ATGAGCAGTGCACAGAATGTGAAAACCACCATCGACGTTCGCACCGTTGAGCCCCGCTACCGCCATCCCCTGATTTTCGGCACCTTCGATCAACTGGCCGCCGGGGAAGCCCTGCTGCTGGTGAACGACCATGATCCCAAGCCCCTCTACTACCAGTTCCAGGCCGAGTCCCAAGGCCGGTTTACCTGGGATTACCTGGCGTCCGGTCCCGATGTCTGGCAGGTGAGAATCGGCAAGCCTGCCGGTGAGGGTGATGCCTGCTCCTCCGGTCATTGCTGCGCCCACTAA
- a CDS encoding cytochrome D1 domain-containing protein, which yields MADEGGAGGPAQLFAQHCASCHGADRRGGMGPALLPENLERLRQGEAIKVIGEGRPATQMQGFAPTLSDAQIRALAGWIYTPVFPAPQWTSADIKASRVENKEAPSLDDKPVFKGDPLNLFVVVEGGDHHVSILDGDSLTPIYRFASRFSLHGGPKFSPNGRYVYFASRDGWLTKFDLWKFKILAEIRVGINTRNLAISDDGKYVIAANYLPRNLVLLDGDLQLIKILPATSLDGKDSSRVSAVYDAAPRKSFIAALKDIPEVWEISYDPNAAPIFDGYVHDYKMQEGLGKPGFLNPRRIQLAAPLDDFFFNASYSEVMGTSREGMGQVISLDVRKKIADLPLAGMPHLGSGITWKWKGRMVMATTNLKEGRVSIIDMETWQPIKEIPTCGPGFFLRSHENSRYAFVDSMMSPACKDTLQVIDKESLTVVKNLTPEPGKTLAHVEFTRDGRYALASLMENKGAIIVFDGVTLKEVKRIPMSKPIGKYNVWNKINRSEGTSH from the coding sequence ATGGCCGACGAAGGGGGGGCAGGGGGGCCCGCCCAGTTGTTTGCCCAGCATTGTGCCAGTTGCCATGGCGCCGACCGCCGGGGGGGAATGGGCCCAGCCTTGCTGCCGGAAAATCTGGAACGCCTGCGTCAGGGAGAGGCCATCAAGGTCATCGGGGAAGGCCGCCCCGCCACCCAGATGCAGGGATTTGCCCCTACCTTGAGCGATGCCCAGATCCGCGCCCTGGCTGGATGGATTTATACCCCCGTGTTTCCTGCGCCCCAGTGGACGTCGGCGGATATTAAAGCGTCGAGGGTGGAAAACAAGGAAGCCCCGTCTTTGGATGACAAGCCGGTTTTCAAGGGAGACCCCTTGAATCTGTTTGTGGTGGTGGAGGGGGGGGACCACCATGTGTCCATTCTGGATGGGGATAGCCTGACGCCGATTTACCGCTTTGCCTCCCGCTTTTCCCTCCATGGGGGGCCGAAATTTTCTCCCAATGGCCGCTATGTGTACTTTGCCTCCCGGGATGGCTGGCTGACGAAATTTGATTTGTGGAAATTCAAAATCCTTGCGGAAATCCGGGTCGGCATTAATACCCGCAACCTGGCTATCAGCGATGATGGCAAATACGTAATTGCGGCCAATTATTTGCCCCGTAACCTGGTTTTATTGGACGGGGATTTGCAATTGATAAAAATCCTTCCCGCCACTAGTTTGGACGGAAAAGACAGTTCCCGAGTATCGGCGGTGTACGATGCGGCGCCCCGCAAAAGCTTTATTGCGGCCCTTAAAGATATTCCGGAAGTCTGGGAAATCAGTTATGACCCGAACGCCGCCCCGATTTTTGATGGTTATGTCCATGACTACAAAATGCAGGAGGGGCTGGGTAAGCCGGGCTTTTTGAATCCGCGGCGTATTCAGCTGGCGGCTCCGTTGGATGATTTCTTTTTTAACGCCTCCTACTCAGAGGTGATGGGAACCTCCCGGGAAGGCATGGGGCAGGTGATTAGCCTGGATGTGAGGAAAAAAATTGCCGATCTGCCCCTGGCGGGAATGCCCCATCTCGGCTCCGGTATTACCTGGAAATGGAAGGGGCGGATGGTCATGGCGACCACCAATCTGAAAGAGGGGCGGGTTTCCATTATTGATATGGAAACCTGGCAGCCGATTAAGGAAATTCCGACCTGCGGTCCGGGTTTTTTCCTGCGCAGCCATGAAAATTCCCGTTATGCCTTTGTGGATTCCATGATGAGCCCGGCTTGCAAGGATACCTTGCAGGTGATTGATAAGGAAAGCCTGACTGTCGTCAAAAACCTGACGCCGGAGCCCGGAAAAACCCTGGCCCATGTGGAATTCACCCGGGATGGGCGCTATGCCTTGGCGAGCTTAATGGAGAATAAGGGCGCCATTATCGTATTCGATGGAGTGACCCTGAAAGAGGTGAAGCGTATTCCAATGAGTAAGCCGATCGGTAAATATAATGTGTGGAATAAAATAAATCGGTCGGAAGGGACTAGCCATTAA
- a CDS encoding c-type cytochrome, whose product MGASGLCFARGLGRGIRPLALVGLGLLLVTSAWAQPGEQAPLSPERIHQLVHMVRQDCGSCHGLTLKGGIGPALTAEALKNRSVEELRATILWGRPSTPMPPFHGIVTDAEATWIAGQLLSGFPHE is encoded by the coding sequence ATGGGGGCGTCGGGCCTATGCTTTGCCCGGGGGCTGGGGCGTGGAATCCGGCCTCTGGCCCTGGTTGGTCTGGGGCTGTTGCTGGTTACCTCCGCCTGGGCCCAGCCGGGGGAGCAAGCCCCCCTTTCCCCTGAACGCATCCACCAGTTAGTGCATATGGTGCGTCAGGACTGCGGTTCCTGTCATGGACTGACCTTGAAGGGGGGCATTGGCCCGGCGCTTACCGCCGAAGCTTTAAAGAATCGCTCGGTGGAAGAATTGAGGGCCACCATCCTGTGGGGGCGGCCCTCCACGCCCATGCCGCCGTTCCATGGGATTGTTACCGATGCGGAAGCCACCTGGATCGCCGGGCAGTTGTTGTCCGGCTTTCCCCATGAATAA